In Natranaerobius thermophilus JW/NM-WN-LF, the genomic stretch CATTGCATATTCGATTAATTCTTCTTTTCGTTTTTTCCATTTTTTCTCACGTATTCTTAAAAAAATCATAAGCGGTATAAATAACAGAACAAATCCAATTATCACATGTTCATCTCTAACACTATTCTCTAATATGTATTGAAGTTCATGAATTTTACTAGTTATGGCATTAAAATCAATCAAGTGATCACCTCCATTTCTAGTTTACATAATATCACAAATTTACAATAAAATCCAGGCAAGTTTTTGATTTTAATTACCCGTTTTCCTAGACGCTATAAGAGTAAGCGTCCAGAGAAAACGGGTTTTTTTATTGCAATTACATTAATACAGATAATTTTTCTCTTAAGCCACTTTGAGGTGGCTTAATTTTTTTGTCCAGTTAATAGGACAAACATTTTAAACAATATCATTTTAAAGGAGGTGTTATTATTAACAATCATGAATTAAGTAGTAAAGTCAATCTCAGTGAATCTAAGGAAAAAAGAGTTGAAAAATTTCTTAAGGAGAAAGAAAATCCTTATGTCGTGAAAAGAGAAAATGAAAAACCGATTAAAATAGCTTTTAATGAAAGTAAAACGCCTATTGATGAGTTGATTCACAAATATTTTGTTGAAAAATATGGTAGTGCTTAAAATTTTAGAAAAGGAGGTGCAGCATGGTTACTACAATAAAATATGCAAAATATATGCGTTACTCAAGGGTAGATGGTGATAGAGAGAAAGAAAGTATTCAAAATCAGGATAAAATAATTGAAAACTATATCAAAGATCGTGAAACTAAATATAATGAGAAATGGTTGTTAGTAGGAGAATATGTGGACCTAGATTATACTGGCTCAAACTTTAATAGACCTGAATTTTTAAAAATGAAGGAAGAAGTTGAAAATGATAAAATTGATGTAATAATATCGAAAGATGCGTCCAGGTTTGGAAGAAACGTGGCAACAGAGGTTTATTTTGAAGAAATATTTCCAAAATACAGGACACGATTTATTGGAGTGGTTGATAATGTAGATACTGCTTCTGAAAACCAGGCTTTTGAAAGAAAGATAAGAGGATTAATGAATGAGAACTATTGTAGTGATATTTCACAAAAGGTTAAAAGCTCGCTAAAAACTAAAATGATTGAGGGTAAATTTATAGGGGCTTCTCCACCTTATGGATTTGAACGAGACCTTGATGATAAGCATAAGTTAATTGTTGATGAAGAGGTCAGACCTATAATATTGAAAATAGTGGATTTATATTTAAAAGGTTATGGGTTTTCAGCTATAGCTAAAATATTAAATGCTGAAAAAATACCATCACCTTCTGCTTATAAAAAAATGAAAAAATCAAACTATAAAAATCCAAGAGCTAATAGGAGGTTGTGGAGTCCTTCAACTATTAGGAAAATTTTAACAGAACCTATTTATAATGGCACACTCGTACAGGGAAAGCATCCAAAAATTAACTATAAAATTAATAGTAGAAAAAAAAGTGGAGAGTCTGAGTTAATCAAAGTAGATAATGCAGTTGAGAAAATTATTGACGATGAAACATTTGAGTTAGTTGGGAAAAAAATTAATAGTAGAAGTAAAAATGTTAAGAATAATGACTCTCCGAGTGTTTTACCAGATAATGTGTATTCAGGACTTGTATATTGTGAGGATTGTGGCTCAAAGATGGTATATAGAAGTGATAGGGATATGTATATGTGCGGTACCTATGCTAAATATGGGAAGAAATACTGCTCCAATCATAATATCAAAACAAAAGTTATAAATGAAGTGGTCATAGAGCAATTAAATTTGATTATTAAGCTTACAATTGATATTAGAACTCTTTTGAACGATATAAAAAAGAAATACCAAGAAGTAAGTGGTAAGGATGTTATTGAAATTAAAAGAAAAAAGCGTGAAAATCGCCTAAAAACTTTAAAAGAATCTTTAAAAATTTTAAGGGAAGAGTATGCAGATGGTATAATTGACCAAGAGGAATATAAAGAGACTAGGTCTGAATATGTAAATGAAATTAATACCATAGAAAATGAACTGGGGAAATTACAAGTTTCATCAAGCAAAGAATCTGTAATTAATGATTGGGAGGAGAAAGTTAAGGACTTAGAAAAGTTTTATAATAACTTTCTGAAAATTAACAAAATAGATAGAGAAATAGCTTTAAAACTTATAGATACCATAACTGTAGGAACCGACCAAATATCTGAAATCAAATTCGCTGGAGCTTCGCCATTTGAATTAGCTCAAGAATTGAAATCTGAAATATCAAGTGTGGCACTATGATAAAAAGTGGCAGTATTTTCGCTGCCACTTTTATTTCTATTTCGAAATAGTTTAAATCCTTAATAGGGTTTTAGGAGCTATATTAATGAGTGTGTAATAAACATTACGCACCCCAGGCTGCATCAAAAGAAATGGCCAATTTATTTTGGTCAGTTTCAACAGAGTAGATAGGAGCTTTTTTCTCTTCTTCCTCTTCTTTTTCCTCTTCGTTAACAACGGGGATGACAGTGGCGGTTTCTTGATGATAAATCGAAAAATAACCGAATAAGCCAATAAAGATGAAAAATCCTATCATAATAATAGTAGACATCTTTCTTCTAAAATTAACAGTAAAAAACATAACAACTCCCCCAGAGTTTTTGATTAAGCTTCTTATAAAAAAGTATTCACATTTGTTACAGATAATGTCAGGACTATGGGAAATAAATCGAAGTAAAGAAAAAAAGCTGTTCCCCAGTTTAACAAGGGAACAGCTTTTGTAAATCAGGTTATATTTAATTTTTAGCAGTTATGTCTATACCTTCTAGTAATGCGTAAGGGAATAATCTATTACCTATCCATTTAGCCTCCTGGCTAAAGGAAACTAGCTGATTTTGTAAAGCTTCAAATACATTGACAGCTACCATGCAATCTTTAATTCTTCCAATAATTTTTCCGTTTTCAACTAAGTAGCCCAAAGAAATATTGCCATTAACTTCACCGCTGTAAGGATTACCTGCCCAAGCACCCATTAAATCTTTTATGATAATCCCTCGATCTAACTCTCCTATCATATCGTGATAAGCCATTTCACCTGGTGACAGGACACATGTGTGTAAATCCGGAGCGGGTAAAGAATAAGGGCTTTGTCTGATACCATGTCCCGTAGGTTCTACACCTAGAGAATGAGCTGTTAATAGATCGACCGGGAAAGTTTTAATAGTTCCATTCTTTATTAGGTCTGTTTCTTTTGTTGGTACTCCCTCATCGTCAACAGGACACATTCCCGGCGAAAATGGACGATGAGGCATATCAGTTAAATTCACTTTTTCATCAAAAAGCTGTTGGTCGAGTTTATCTTTAAATGGTGAAACTTCTTTTTCTACACTTTGACCGTTAAGGCTGGCCAGTATTGGTCGCATAAAATCGCTCATGGCCTCCGGGGCAAAAATTACTTTGTAGCTGCCACTGTTGATCTCTTTTTCTTTAGAACCGTAATGTAAGTCCTGCATCAATTCATTTTTTAAAGCAGTCAGGTCAGTGAATAGCCGGGGTAATTTTTTACCTTGACCGATACGCAAAAAACTTTTTCCTACTAATAACATAGCTCCACCTCTTACGGAAAAGGCAGTTCTTTCGTACTCGGTATTTAATCCCTCGGAATTTTTGATTTTCACCTGTAATTGCGTTTTTTCAATACTGGCACTGGCTAAAGCTTCGGAATTCTTACTTCTAATACTATCTACTATTTCTTCGCCCATTTCTATCATTTTTTCAGTAGGTAAATCCATAACATCTTGATCGTACATATTATCTAATTCTTCAGGATTAACTTTAGGTAAACTGGGTTGAAAACTTCTTCCAAACTGACTGGTTTCTCTGGCTTTGTTTAACAGATCTTCAGCTTTGTCTTCAGTAGAAGTAGTAGTGCAAAAACCCAGGCGATTATCTGGAGAGATCAACCTTAGTGCTGTGGATTTTTGTTCTTTGGTTTTTATGTTTTTAAGTTTGTTATTTTCGAATTCAACTGGAGTCCTGGTTACAGACACCTCAAACAGTTCTGCTTGTTCGTTTTTTTTCTTTGCTAAAGAGAGCAGTTTATCCATCGGATTTCCCTCCTATAATTACATTCTGAATCCTGATCGAAGGTGAGCCTTGACTGGTTGGGAGGGGACCTTGCTCACCTTTTCCACATCCACCGCCAGTATCTTTAACCTGATAATCGCTAGAAATCAGATCTATATTATTCAAGGTTTCGAAGACATTTCCGGTCAAATTCACGTCCCGAACCATTTCTGCAAGTTTTCCATCTCTGATCATGTAGGCTTCCCCGGCCTTAAATGTAAACATTTCACCGTTTGTCTGGCCGCCGTAAGCATCTACTGCATAAACTCCCAGTTTCACGTCTTTTATCATATCTTCCCAGGTGGCGTCCCCGGGTGCTATACATGTTGTTCGCATCCTGCAAATTGGAGGATGATTATAATTTATTGCC encodes the following:
- a CDS encoding DUF6870 family protein, producing MNNHELSSKVNLSESKEKRVEKFLKEKENPYVVKRENEKPIKIAFNESKTPIDELIHKYFVEKYGSA
- a CDS encoding recombinase family protein yields the protein MVTTIKYAKYMRYSRVDGDREKESIQNQDKIIENYIKDRETKYNEKWLLVGEYVDLDYTGSNFNRPEFLKMKEEVENDKIDVIISKDASRFGRNVATEVYFEEIFPKYRTRFIGVVDNVDTASENQAFERKIRGLMNENYCSDISQKVKSSLKTKMIEGKFIGASPPYGFERDLDDKHKLIVDEEVRPIILKIVDLYLKGYGFSAIAKILNAEKIPSPSAYKKMKKSNYKNPRANRRLWSPSTIRKILTEPIYNGTLVQGKHPKINYKINSRKKSGESELIKVDNAVEKIIDDETFELVGKKINSRSKNVKNNDSPSVLPDNVYSGLVYCEDCGSKMVYRSDRDMYMCGTYAKYGKKYCSNHNIKTKVINEVVIEQLNLIIKLTIDIRTLLNDIKKKYQEVSGKDVIEIKRKKRENRLKTLKESLKILREEYADGIIDQEEYKETRSEYVNEINTIENELGKLQVSSSKESVINDWEEKVKDLEKFYNNFLKINKIDREIALKLIDTITVGTDQISEIKFAGASPFELAQELKSEISSVAL
- a CDS encoding TldD/PmbA family protein; this encodes MDKLLSLAKKKNEQAELFEVSVTRTPVEFENNKLKNIKTKEQKSTALRLISPDNRLGFCTTTSTEDKAEDLLNKARETSQFGRSFQPSLPKVNPEELDNMYDQDVMDLPTEKMIEMGEEIVDSIRSKNSEALASASIEKTQLQVKIKNSEGLNTEYERTAFSVRGGAMLLVGKSFLRIGQGKKLPRLFTDLTALKNELMQDLHYGSKEKEINSGSYKVIFAPEAMSDFMRPILASLNGQSVEKEVSPFKDKLDQQLFDEKVNLTDMPHRPFSPGMCPVDDEGVPTKETDLIKNGTIKTFPVDLLTAHSLGVEPTGHGIRQSPYSLPAPDLHTCVLSPGEMAYHDMIGELDRGIIIKDLMGAWAGNPYSGEVNGNISLGYLVENGKIIGRIKDCMVAVNVFEALQNQLVSFSQEAKWIGNRLFPYALLEGIDITAKN